One segment of Capnocytophaga sp. oral taxon 878 DNA contains the following:
- a CDS encoding sulfatase: MKKVLLLCGLVCATMGCAQRNRPNIVLIVSDDHSYQTIGAYNNGATDATPAIDRLAKEGVRFNRAFVTNSICGPSRACILTGKYSHKNGFMDNETSHYNSSQQQFVNLLQQGGYQTAWVGKYHLGDDPKGFDFFKILVDQGRYFNPDFIIEGKKYVREQGYVSNIIEDEAEKWLDRRDPNKPFCLVVGHKAVHRTWMPDLPELGAYEHVNFPLPDTFFDDYATRKPAALQEMAIGKDMVMGYDLKMFKSEKDEIRDANFTHMTATQLAHYNDFYNPIRQEYYNANLTGAELAKWKFQRYMRDYLSTVKSMDKNIGRMLDYLEKHNLKDNTIIIYMSDQGFYMGEHGWFDKRWMYEESFRTPMIVSYPKMFPKGTTNDGFVLNIDLAPTFLELAGLPVPADIQGKSFLPLFAKKAKAIRNQLFYHYYENGEHAVSPHFGVRTDRYKLIRYYKRVNTWELFDLEKDPKELNNVYGKKEYQKITKQLEALLLKEIREKEDTLAEKVFFNQEYSVK, encoded by the coding sequence ATGAAAAAAGTATTACTTTTATGTGGTTTGGTTTGTGCCACAATGGGTTGTGCTCAACGAAACAGACCTAATATTGTTCTTATTGTATCGGACGACCATTCGTATCAAACTATTGGTGCTTATAATAATGGAGCTACCGATGCAACACCGGCTATAGATAGGCTGGCTAAAGAAGGGGTACGTTTTAATCGTGCTTTTGTAACTAACTCTATTTGCGGGCCAAGTAGGGCTTGTATTCTCACTGGTAAATACAGCCATAAAAATGGTTTTATGGACAATGAGACTTCTCACTACAACTCATCGCAACAACAGTTTGTGAATCTTTTGCAACAAGGAGGTTACCAAACGGCTTGGGTAGGTAAATATCACTTGGGAGATGATCCTAAGGGGTTTGATTTCTTTAAAATCTTAGTAGATCAAGGAAGATACTTTAACCCTGATTTTATTATCGAGGGTAAAAAATATGTGCGTGAGCAAGGTTATGTAAGTAACATTATTGAAGATGAGGCTGAGAAGTGGTTGGACCGTCGTGATCCTAATAAACCTTTCTGCCTTGTAGTAGGGCATAAAGCAGTACACCGTACTTGGATGCCTGATTTACCTGAATTAGGAGCTTACGAACACGTTAATTTCCCGCTACCTGATACTTTCTTTGATGATTATGCTACTCGTAAGCCTGCTGCTTTGCAAGAGATGGCTATAGGTAAGGATATGGTAATGGGTTATGATCTTAAAATGTTCAAGAGCGAGAAAGATGAGATAAGAGATGCTAACTTTACCCATATGACGGCTACTCAATTGGCACATTATAATGATTTCTATAATCCTATCCGTCAGGAGTATTATAATGCTAATCTTACAGGAGCTGAGTTGGCAAAATGGAAGTTTCAACGTTATATGCGCGATTACTTATCAACTGTAAAATCAATGGATAAGAATATAGGGCGTATGCTTGATTACTTAGAAAAGCACAATTTGAAAGATAATACTATAATAATCTATATGTCGGATCAAGGTTTCTATATGGGAGAACACGGCTGGTTTGATAAGCGTTGGATGTATGAAGAGTCGTTCCGTACGCCAATGATAGTGTCATATCCTAAGATGTTTCCTAAAGGGACTACTAATGATGGATTTGTGCTTAATATAGATTTGGCTCCTACTTTCTTAGAATTGGCTGGCTTACCAGTGCCTGCTGATATACAAGGGAAATCATTCTTACCACTTTTTGCTAAAAAAGCAAAAGCTATTCGCAATCAGCTTTTTTATCACTATTATGAAAATGGTGAGCACGCGGTATCACCACACTTTGGAGTACGTACAGACCGTTACAAGTTGATACGTTACTACAAACGAGTGAATACTTGGGAGCTTTTTGACTTAGAAAAAGACCCTAAAGAGCTTAATAATGTGTATGGTAAAAAAGAATACCAAAAGATTACCAAACAGTTGGAAGCTTTGCTTTTAAAAGAAATACGAGAAAAAGAGGATACATTGGCTGAAAAAGTATTTTTTAACCAAGAGTATTCTGTTAAATAG
- a CDS encoding SUMF1/EgtB/PvdO family nonheme iron enzyme, producing the protein MKNLVTFILLMIAPAMLAQKMILVKGGDYVTSTNQKVKLADFYIDQNEVTIGQFAEFVKQTGYKTLAEEQGYAFITGGQKTSKVCWQYDINGKLIPEKEWYLYPVVYLTVDDMQAYCKWSGKRLPTEAEWEYAFREGTNATYKYAGSNSVKKVAWSDEKDPISRLQPVRSKKPNALGIYDMSGNTCEVCVSVKGDSIVWKGGGIVDDLSRFTYKSRHVFKRSKEGRASWYVGFRTVKNVK; encoded by the coding sequence ATGAAAAACCTTGTAACCTTTATTTTGCTAATGATAGCTCCAGCTATGTTGGCACAAAAGATGATTTTAGTAAAAGGAGGAGATTATGTTACTAGTACAAACCAAAAGGTAAAGTTAGCCGATTTTTACATTGATCAAAATGAAGTCACTATTGGTCAGTTTGCTGAATTTGTAAAGCAAACAGGTTATAAAACCCTTGCAGAAGAACAAGGCTATGCTTTTATTACAGGAGGGCAGAAAACGTCCAAAGTATGTTGGCAGTATGATATTAATGGAAAACTAATACCTGAAAAGGAATGGTATTTGTACCCAGTGGTATATCTTACTGTTGATGATATGCAGGCTTATTGTAAGTGGAGCGGCAAAAGATTACCTACAGAAGCAGAATGGGAATATGCTTTTCGGGAAGGAACTAATGCTACTTATAAATATGCAGGTAGTAATTCAGTAAAGAAAGTAGCGTGGAGTGATGAAAAAGACCCTATATCAAGATTGCAGCCTGTCCGATCTAAAAAACCTAATGCTTTGGGTATTTATGATATGAGTGGTAATACTTGTGAAGTATGTGTAAGTGTAAAAGGAGATTCGATTGTTTGGAAAGGAGGTGGTATAGTTGATGATTTGTCGCGTTTTACTTATAAATCACGTCATGTATTTAAACGTAGTAAAGAAGGAAGAGCCTCTTGGTATGTCGGGTTCAGAACAGTAAAGAACGTAAAATAG
- a CDS encoding 6-bladed beta-propeller, translating to MNYKLLLAVLCLCFGCTHKVSETDGSIRVKLLPTQIENTAPMSEVLSMKKKVLLETDEENLIGEISKLITTPDKYIIWDSEQMIVFVFDRNTGKKIGLIDAMGQGPQEYVTILDITYNKTSDEILILSPKKLLVYTPKGEFKRGESTELFGVHIALTPMGKAAVYADYSENETVDKKIKDNLLVLNADFKVEKSYMPFKTMVNSFVRINPMIGNGDSFLYYDKCTDKLYGFAPDNSLEALYTLDYGNDNAEIATKVLSDLESDKGMQPYKGVSLEKQYQYCGLNNVLNTPSYLFLIYSQNDYYHYVFYHKVDGKIRQFSKKQMGIAPPIPLINDFDEVQYYPLLSNEGDTLISYAFLQEKDTFVMIEFEIKD from the coding sequence ATGAATTATAAATTATTACTTGCAGTTTTGTGTTTGTGTTTTGGTTGTACGCATAAAGTATCTGAAACTGATGGAAGCATACGAGTGAAGCTTTTGCCTACGCAAATAGAAAATACAGCGCCTATGAGTGAGGTGCTTAGTATGAAGAAAAAAGTGCTATTAGAAACAGATGAAGAGAACCTTATAGGTGAAATAAGCAAACTTATTACAACGCCTGATAAATATATTATTTGGGATAGTGAACAGATGATAGTATTTGTTTTTGACCGTAATACAGGTAAAAAGATAGGGCTTATTGATGCAATGGGACAAGGACCACAAGAGTATGTTACTATTTTGGATATTACTTATAACAAAACGAGTGATGAGATACTTATTCTATCGCCCAAAAAGCTGCTGGTATATACCCCAAAAGGAGAATTCAAGAGGGGAGAAAGTACAGAACTTTTTGGTGTGCATATAGCCTTAACCCCTATGGGTAAAGCAGCGGTATATGCGGATTACAGCGAGAATGAAACAGTTGATAAGAAAATAAAGGATAACTTATTAGTGCTAAATGCTGATTTTAAAGTAGAGAAGAGCTATATGCCTTTTAAGACTATGGTAAATAGTTTTGTAAGAATCAATCCTATGATAGGTAATGGAGATAGCTTTTTGTACTATGATAAGTGTACTGATAAGCTATATGGCTTTGCCCCAGATAATAGCTTGGAAGCCCTCTATACTCTTGATTACGGGAATGATAATGCGGAGATAGCAACTAAAGTACTATCGGACTTAGAAAGTGATAAAGGAATGCAGCCTTATAAAGGGGTTTCATTGGAAAAACAATATCAATATTGCGGTTTGAATAATGTGTTGAATACCCCATCATATCTCTTTTTGATATATAGCCAAAATGATTATTACCACTATGTTTTCTATCATAAAGTAGATGGTAAAATAAGACAATTTTCGAAAAAGCAAATGGGTATAGCGCCGCCGATTCCGCTTATAAATGATTTTGATGAGGTACAGTACTACCCTTTGTTATCTAATGAGGGGGATACACTAATAAGTTATGCTTTTTTGCAAGAAAAAGATACTTTTGTAATGATAGAATTTGAAATAAAAGACTGA
- a CDS encoding 6-bladed beta-propeller, protein MRTSVLFLVMGFILGACNLKKEEGVRIVKVYEESPTEKIDDFIASVEVVPLQTTDSCLISQVFNLHKGVDGSWYILAAGGTTIKHFGSDGRYLNSMGKQGQGPGEYRELSKFMISGDTIHFFDWNARKWIERLKDNTFVGEKRLPISLEAICRVKDKYFVYSEMGANETEKEVGEDEEQEKLGEKKNEKDESLKHYLCLVDKDFKVLKMFDPKDPKRKAKILFGRDNFYAIEGGNYLYQRDYNDTIYEIDASALEARAKYVPDYGAITPPESYLAKIFSENMIAAYQVLMTSVKYPRDIKMAASPEYLLYGYYSGGEVNANYLTIYDRKKEASHIFSSGKTRYLNLFTNVFGYDGSSFYGFVSAQEYLAVVAELPDTPLYKGLKEKAKTLKEDDNPVLVLFKLKG, encoded by the coding sequence ATGAGAACAAGTGTTTTATTTTTGGTAATGGGCTTTATTTTGGGAGCTTGTAATTTGAAAAAAGAAGAAGGTGTGCGGATTGTGAAAGTATATGAAGAGTCGCCTACTGAAAAGATTGATGATTTTATAGCATCGGTAGAAGTTGTTCCGTTGCAAACTACTGATAGTTGTCTTATTAGTCAGGTTTTTAATCTTCATAAAGGAGTTGATGGTAGTTGGTATATTCTTGCTGCTGGAGGGACTACTATTAAGCATTTTGGGAGTGATGGGAGGTATTTGAATAGTATGGGAAAGCAAGGGCAGGGGCCAGGTGAGTACAGAGAACTTAGTAAGTTTATGATAAGTGGTGATACTATTCACTTTTTTGATTGGAATGCTAGAAAATGGATAGAAAGGCTTAAAGATAATACTTTTGTGGGTGAAAAAAGGCTGCCTATATCGTTGGAAGCTATCTGCAGGGTGAAAGATAAATATTTTGTGTATTCGGAAATGGGGGCAAATGAAACGGAAAAGGAAGTAGGTGAGGATGAGGAACAAGAGAAACTTGGAGAGAAAAAGAACGAAAAGGATGAGAGTTTGAAACATTATTTGTGCTTGGTAGATAAGGATTTTAAAGTGCTAAAAATGTTTGACCCTAAAGACCCTAAACGCAAGGCTAAGATACTTTTTGGGCGTGATAACTTTTATGCCATTGAAGGAGGTAACTACTTGTACCAAAGAGATTATAATGATACTATTTACGAGATTGATGCATCGGCATTAGAGGCAAGGGCTAAATATGTGCCTGATTATGGGGCTATAACTCCGCCAGAGAGTTATCTTGCTAAGATTTTTAGTGAGAATATGATAGCAGCATACCAAGTGCTGATGACAAGTGTGAAGTACCCTAGAGATATTAAGATGGCAGCAAGCCCTGAGTATTTGCTGTATGGGTATTATAGTGGGGGAGAGGTAAATGCAAATTACCTGACAATTTATGATAGGAAGAAAGAGGCTTCGCATATTTTTAGTTCGGGAAAAACGCGTTATCTAAATCTATTTACAAATGTATTTGGGTATGATGGTAGTAGTTTTTACGGTTTTGTATCGGCACAGGAATATTTGGCAGTAGTAGCTGAATTACCAGATACGCCTTTGTATAAAGGGCTTAAAGAGAAGGCTAAAACACTAAAAGAAGATGATAACCCTGTGCTGGTACTGTTTAAGCTGAAAGGGTAA
- a CDS encoding restriction endonuclease, with protein MNIPDFQKLMHPFLEAIHDGCVYSTEQIVEILRVHFRLTMDDMKVRIPNGTQSLFRNRIDWAANHLYQAGLIASFQKGYYQITEAGLQVLSQERSKTMDMAYLRRIDQFHAWETIFNDDIKTLPENQNIEVEIQNETPEVIIGKASVILHQSLKFELLQLIKSKPISFFEYFIVELLKKIGYKGIDSANFEVIGQQEKQGIEGIMYQDELQIDKIYMQAKKWDIQVTSKDIRNFIGALSLKGTKKGVFITTSSFSDEAKAEASLNPTHKIILVDSDSLMQLAISHNVAIQTKRTIEIKSIDENF; from the coding sequence ATGAACATACCCGACTTCCAAAAACTAATGCACCCCTTCCTCGAGGCCATTCACGACGGATGCGTCTACTCTACTGAACAAATAGTCGAAATACTACGTGTTCACTTCCGCCTCACGATGGACGATATGAAAGTTAGAATCCCCAATGGCACACAGTCCCTCTTCCGCAACCGTATCGATTGGGCTGCCAACCACCTATACCAAGCCGGATTAATAGCCAGCTTCCAAAAAGGATACTACCAAATTACCGAAGCCGGCCTACAAGTCCTCTCTCAAGAACGATCCAAAACAATGGATATGGCATACCTACGCCGCATCGATCAGTTCCACGCTTGGGAAACAATATTCAATGACGACATCAAAACCCTCCCCGAAAACCAAAATATCGAAGTAGAAATACAAAACGAAACCCCCGAAGTCATCATCGGTAAGGCAAGCGTAATACTACACCAATCACTAAAATTTGAACTATTACAACTAATAAAAAGTAAGCCCATCTCCTTTTTCGAGTATTTTATTGTCGAACTACTCAAGAAGATAGGCTATAAAGGGATTGATTCTGCCAATTTTGAAGTAATAGGGCAGCAAGAAAAACAAGGAATTGAAGGAATTATGTATCAAGATGAATTACAGATTGATAAAATATATATGCAGGCCAAAAAATGGGATATACAAGTAACCTCCAAGGACATACGTAATTTCATCGGAGCGCTCAGCCTAAAAGGCACAAAAAAAGGTGTGTTTATAACCACCTCCTCTTTTTCCGACGAAGCCAAAGCCGAAGCCTCTCTTAACCCCACCCACAAAATCATATTAGTTGACTCCGACAGTCTAATGCAGTTAGCCATCAGCCATAACGTAGCTATCCAAACCAAACGCACTATCGAAATTAAAAGTATTGATGAAAATTTCTAA
- a CDS encoding DUF481 domain-containing protein, with protein MKISNLLRVWLLLCTAPLTAQIIFTESLAPVIDTNRTWQGSIAPELNFKTEKQNFFQVKNNANINILLQKKKAITLINQLEITSVGNTINVSNGFFHLEYRYLVKPRWEVYPFAEAVWVPSRGLQLRIATGLQARYRLIQSEHFILTSGFGTFFEYEHWNTDGVPDEIAYPYDTKHQRTIKARLALGLKIPLTEKWNFTTSGYIHSRWDSNIANPRFAYDIELKHHFTEHFGIWISYQAIQHTLPVFPIKKLYVVFTGGVFLSW; from the coding sequence ATGAAAATTTCTAATCTATTAAGGGTATGGTTATTACTATGTACAGCCCCCCTTACAGCTCAAATTATCTTTACTGAAAGTTTAGCCCCTGTTATTGACACAAATCGTACATGGCAAGGAAGCATCGCCCCCGAACTGAACTTTAAAACCGAAAAACAAAACTTCTTTCAAGTAAAAAACAACGCCAATATCAATATATTATTACAAAAAAAGAAAGCCATTACCCTCATTAACCAGTTAGAAATTACCTCTGTAGGTAACACTATTAATGTGAGTAATGGCTTTTTCCATTTAGAATATCGTTACTTAGTCAAGCCTCGTTGGGAAGTATATCCCTTTGCCGAAGCTGTTTGGGTACCCAGTCGTGGCTTGCAACTGCGCATTGCCACCGGACTTCAAGCCCGCTACCGCCTTATTCAGTCTGAACATTTTATACTTACTAGTGGCTTTGGTACCTTCTTCGAGTATGAACATTGGAATACTGATGGCGTCCCCGATGAAATAGCCTATCCTTATGACACTAAGCACCAACGCACTATCAAAGCTCGTTTAGCTTTAGGACTAAAAATCCCTCTTACCGAAAAGTGGAATTTCACTACTAGCGGTTATATACATTCTCGCTGGGACAGCAATATAGCCAACCCTCGTTTTGCTTATGACATTGAGCTAAAACACCATTTCACCGAGCACTTTGGAATATGGATTTCCTATCAAGCTATACAACACACACTACCTGTATTTCCCATCAAAAAGCTATATGTAGTATTTACTGGAGGCGTGTTCTTATCGTGGTAA